From one Nonomuraea polychroma genomic stretch:
- a CDS encoding VOC family protein, giving the protein MKAHVSSILLGVRDLDRAKQFYTEGLGWKVKDDYGVSVFFESDGASPVGFYGREGLADQVGTSPEGSGFSGLVLTYVVRSEARVDEIIAEAEKAGATILKPADALPWGGYGGSFADPDGYIWSLGYSAQGTDQPYAE; this is encoded by the coding sequence ATGAAAGCGCACGTTAGCTCGATCCTCCTCGGCGTCCGGGACCTGGACCGGGCCAAGCAGTTCTACACAGAAGGGCTCGGCTGGAAGGTCAAGGACGACTACGGCGTCTCGGTGTTCTTCGAATCGGACGGAGCCTCGCCCGTCGGTTTCTACGGCCGCGAAGGACTGGCCGACCAGGTGGGCACCAGCCCGGAAGGCAGCGGCTTCAGCGGGCTGGTCCTCACCTACGTCGTCCGTAGTGAGGCGCGGGTCGACGAGATCATCGCGGAGGCCGAGAAGGCCGGCGCCACGATCCTCAAGCCCGCCGACGCCCTGCCGTGGGGCGGGTACGGCGGCTCCTTCGCGGACCCGGACGGCTACATCTGGAGTCTCGGCTACAGCGCGCAGGGAACGGATCAGCCCTACGCGGAGTAG
- a CDS encoding DUF2975 domain-containing protein, translating to MDKAGCHIVFRCYRSSIASKNDKDRSKLMAAQHSIIGRMARRPVVFTALVLVTGVITGLVLYSRAGFFGLTHQVVVAQSPSGYGIGLDEPAFTEKTRPGVMALAGDLRFIDGSPDTGQYILQALTTFPGFAVSVGAFFLLWRLLWRARDGVYLPQVAGQVRVLGWWLLAGGLLAPQIEHFAMMALLDTMAVGESYYGIKEIPVVVPLVGLGLLALASVLRTGVRMRDDLEGTV from the coding sequence TTGGACAAAGCCGGTTGCCATATCGTTTTTCGATGCTATCGTTCCTCGATAGCATCGAAAAACGATAAAGATCGGAGCAAGCTGATGGCTGCACAGCACAGCATCATCGGACGAATGGCGCGCCGACCTGTGGTCTTCACGGCTCTCGTCCTGGTGACGGGGGTGATCACCGGCTTGGTGCTCTACTCAAGGGCCGGATTCTTCGGCCTGACCCATCAGGTCGTGGTGGCCCAGTCACCCAGCGGCTATGGCATCGGTCTCGATGAGCCGGCGTTCACGGAAAAGACCCGGCCAGGTGTCATGGCCCTGGCAGGTGATCTTCGATTCATCGACGGTTCTCCTGACACCGGCCAGTACATCCTGCAGGCTCTGACCACCTTCCCGGGCTTCGCCGTGTCGGTCGGCGCGTTCTTCCTGCTGTGGCGGCTCCTGTGGCGGGCTCGCGACGGTGTCTACCTGCCGCAGGTCGCGGGCCAGGTGCGCGTCTTGGGCTGGTGGCTGCTCGCCGGTGGCCTGCTGGCTCCCCAGATCGAGCACTTCGCGATGATGGCGCTGCTGGACACGATGGCCGTGGGCGAGTCCTACTATGGGATCAAGGAAATCCCGGTGGTCGTGCCGCTTGTCGGGCTCGGGTTGCTTGCGCTGGCGAGCGTCTTGCGTACTGGGGTGCGGATGCGCGACGACCTGGAAGGCACCGTCTGA
- a CDS encoding sigma factor-like helix-turn-helix DNA-binding protein: MVVLDTLTPAERLAFVLHDVFAVSFGEIGAIIDRSPVAARQLASRARRRVQGAAGASDAARSAKRDIVEAFLAASRGGDFVALLELLDPDAVVGEIRGGHAVAAFFAARRAQAARLALVDGVPAAVWSHLGRPKAVFTFTISKGKITRIDIDTDPGGLRSLDIVFLTANNKER, from the coding sequence ATGGTGGTGCTGGACACGCTGACTCCTGCCGAGCGGCTCGCGTTCGTCTTGCATGACGTCTTCGCTGTGTCGTTCGGCGAGATCGGCGCCATCATCGACCGCTCCCCGGTGGCGGCCCGGCAGCTCGCCAGCCGGGCTCGGCGCCGGGTGCAAGGAGCGGCCGGGGCATCGGATGCCGCGCGATCGGCGAAGCGGGACATCGTCGAGGCATTCCTTGCCGCCTCCCGGGGTGGGGATTTCGTCGCTCTGCTCGAGTTGCTGGATCCGGACGCCGTGGTCGGCGAGATCCGCGGCGGCCACGCGGTGGCGGCCTTCTTCGCCGCACGACGAGCTCAGGCCGCCCGGCTCGCTCTGGTCGACGGCGTCCCGGCGGCCGTCTGGTCGCATCTCGGCCGGCCGAAGGCCGTCTTCACGTTCACCATCAGCAAGGGAAAGATCACCCGCATCGATATCGACACCGACCCGGGCGGGCTCCGCAGCCTCGACATCGTCTTCCTTACCGCCAACAACAAGGAGCGGTGA
- a CDS encoding VOC family protein → MSQTPRPVHSMTGLDLKLSSLTLAVHDLDEALGFYRDVLGFEVRNDVEREGKRWVSVGPPSQPDVQILLKSPDVDPGVSLSDRRAIEDLMAKGLLGCLVFVTDNCDATFEHIEAAGADVMQEPINQPHGGRDCAFLDPSGNMLRFTHPRGR, encoded by the coding sequence ATGAGCCAGACTCCCCGACCGGTCCACAGCATGACCGGCCTGGATCTCAAGCTCTCGTCTCTTACCCTCGCTGTCCACGACCTCGACGAGGCGCTCGGCTTCTACCGTGACGTGCTCGGCTTCGAGGTACGCAATGACGTCGAGCGCGAGGGGAAACGGTGGGTAAGTGTCGGCCCGCCGTCCCAGCCGGACGTGCAGATCCTCCTCAAATCACCTGATGTGGACCCAGGTGTCTCCCTGTCCGACCGGCGGGCGATCGAGGATCTGATGGCCAAGGGCCTGCTGGGCTGTCTCGTCTTCGTGACCGACAACTGCGACGCCACCTTCGAGCACATCGAGGCGGCGGGCGCTGATGTGATGCAAGAACCGATCAACCAGCCCCACGGTGGCCGCGACTGTGCCTTCCTCGACCCCTCCGGCAACATGCTGCGATTCACTCACCCCCGCGGCCGGTAG
- a CDS encoding sigma factor: MVEQDWLSERFAEHQDRLHAVAYRMLGSPGEAEDAVQEAWLRVSRADTGQVENPAPGTRRCWPIRSVSR, from the coding sequence ATGGTCGAGCAGGATTGGCTGAGCGAGCGGTTCGCCGAGCACCAGGACCGCTTGCACGCGGTGGCCTACCGGATGCTCGGCTCACCCGGCGAGGCTGAGGATGCGGTGCAGGAGGCGTGGCTGCGGGTTAGCCGCGCCGACACCGGCCAGGTGGAGAACCCGGCCCCGGGGACGAGGCGCTGCTGGCCGATTCGGTCGGTGTCGCGCTGA
- a CDS encoding Tn3 family transposase, whose protein sequence is MPIVAAWSGGLLALVDGLRFVVPVKTVNAGPSPKYYGYERGITWLNAVNDHVAGIGQMVVPGTPCDSLHILDCLINLDAEPKPEVVTTDQVGDSDMMFGIFSMLGYRFAPHFADLGDQRSGRPTCPTAPPASTGCWR, encoded by the coding sequence GTGCCGATCGTCGCGGCGTGGAGTGGCGGGTTGCTGGCCTTGGTGGACGGGCTGCGCTTCGTCGTCCCGGTCAAGACGGTCAACGCCGGTCCCTCACCCAAGTACTACGGCTACGAACGCGGGATCACCTGGCTAAACGCCGTTAATGATCATGTGGCGGGGATCGGGCAAATGGTGGTGCCGGGCACCCCGTGCGATTCCCTCCACATCCTGGACTGCCTGATCAATCTGGACGCCGAACCCAAGCCCGAGGTGGTCACGACCGACCAGGTCGGCGACAGCGACATGATGTTCGGGATCTTCTCGATGCTCGGCTACCGGTTCGCGCCTCACTTCGCCGATCTGGGCGACCAGCGGTCTGGCAGGCCAACCTGCCCGACGGCACCACCGGCGAGTACGGGCTGTTGGAGGTGA